Proteins from a single region of Antechinus flavipes isolate AdamAnt ecotype Samford, QLD, Australia chromosome 2, AdamAnt_v2, whole genome shotgun sequence:
- the LOC127552240 gene encoding septin-7-like has protein sequence MAQAKNVQGYVGFANLPDQVYRKSVKRGFEFTLMVVGESGLGKSTFINSLFLTDLYSSEAPGPPRRSDKTALVEQAKVVRKEGGGQLLLTIVDTPGFGDAVDNSNCWQPVLDYIDSKFEDYLNAESRVYRRQTPDNRVQCCLYFLAPSGRGLKPLDVEFMKRLHDKVNVIPLIAKADTLTPEECQRFKKRIMKEIQEHQIKIYEFPGTGDAGDKKLVKKIRDRLPLAVVGSNTIIEVDGRRVRGRKYPWGVAEVDNGDHCDFTILRNMLMRTHTQDLKDVTNNVHYENYRSRKLAAMTRPRSRAQLLVSPRAQREEHAARMRELEAQMQRVFELKLREKVQKLQESEAQLLQRHEQMRLALEQQHRELAEKWRQFELDKAAWEAQQRLREPRGPSRAWGEAENRGESV, from the coding sequence ATGGCTCAAGCGAAGAACGTCCAAGGCTACGTGGGCTTCGCGAATCTCCCGGACCAGGTGTACAGAAAGTCGGTGAAGAGGGGCTTCGAATTCACCCTGATGGTGGTGGGAGAATCGGGCCTGGGCAAGTCCACGTTCATCAACTCGCTGTTCCTCACGGACCTGTACTCTTCCGAGGCCCCGGGGCCCCCCCGCAGGAGCGACAAGACCGCCCTGGTGGAGCAGGCCAAAGTTGTGCGCAAGGAAGGCGGCGGGCAGCTGCTGCTCACCATCGTGGACACGCCCGGCTTCGGGGACGCGGTGGACAACAGCAACTGCTGGCAGCCCGTCCTCGACTACATCGACAGCAAGTTCGAGGACTATCTGAACGCCGAGTCGCGGGTCTACCGCCGGCAGACGCCCGACAACCGGGTGCAGTGCTGCCTGTACTTCCTCGCCCCCTCGGGCCGCGGCCTCAAGCCGCTGGACGTGGAGTTCATGAAGCGCCTGCACGACAAGGTCAACGTCATCCCCCTTATTGCCAAAGCCGACACGCTGACGCCCGAGGAGTGCCAGCGCTTCAAGAAGCGCATCATGAAGGAGATCCAGGAGCATCAGATTAAGATCTACGAGTTCCCGGGCACGGGCGACGCGGGGGACAAGAAGCTGGTCAAGAAGATCCGGGACCGCCTGCCGCTGGCCGTGGTCGGGAGCAACACCATCATCGAGGTCGACGGCCGCAGGGTCCGGGGCAGAAAGTACCCCTGGGGCGTGGCCGAAGTGGACAACGGCGATCACTGTGACTTCACCATCCTCCGGAACATGCTGATGAGAACCCACACCCAGGACCTGAAGGACGTCACCAACAACGTGCACTACGAGAACTACCGCAGCCGGAAGCTGGCGGCCATGACGCGGCCCCGAAGCCGGGCCCAGCTGCTCGTCAGCCCCCGGGCGCAGAGGGAGGAGCACGCGGCGCGGATGCGGGAGCTGGAGGCGCAGATGCAGCGCGTGTTCGAGCTCAAGCTGCGCGAGAAGGTGCAGAAGCTGCAGGAGTCCGAGGCGCAGCTGCTGCAGCGCCACGAGCAGATGAGGCTCGCCCTGGAGCAGCAGCACCGGGAGCTGGCCGAGAAGTGGCGCCAGTTTGAGCTCGACAAGGCCGCCTGGGAGGCCCAGCAGCGCCTCCGGGAGCCGCGGGGTCCCTCCAGGGCCTGGGGGGAGGCGGAGAACCGAGGGGAGAGCGTCTAA